In Lactuca sativa cultivar Salinas chromosome 5, Lsat_Salinas_v11, whole genome shotgun sequence, the DNA window GGAAAAGAATTCGGAAAGGGAACTGGATCAGTGATACTGCTACTAAATCTCAAGAGAAAAAGAACAAATCACGTGGTCGCCTGAAGCAGGTTGTTACTAAAAAAGAAGAGAAGATGGCGGTTGGTGTTGTGAAGTTAAGTGATGATGATAACAAGTCCTCAGAAGAAGGTATGGTTGATGCTGAAACTGATCTTGCTATTCCTGATCGAGAGGGAAATGTTATCAACCAAGTAGTGAACAACAAAGATGACCAAAAAGAGAGTGGAAGGCCCAAAAGAAGTACTAGGAATGAGGTTATTAATTATGCAATTTTTGACTATTATTATGATTTTGAAGAGGATGTACGGAAGAAGACACACCAGCGATCAGTTCCAAAGAAACAAAAGATGGGTGAAGAGGAACAAGATAAAGAAGATGGTGATGGAGGTATAGAACACAATGGGGGTTCTAAATCTGAAGCAGACGGGAAGAAGGGTGTTCAGAAGAAGAAATTCAGGAAAAGAGGTCGGAAAGCGAAGAATGGGAACATTGTTACTGCTACTAAATCTCCAGAGAAGAAGAATAAATCACGCCAGAAAAAGCTTTGTGTTTCTACAAAAGAAGTAAGGAAGATGACAATTGGTGTTGTGAAGTCAAGTGACGATGATAACAAGTCCCCAGAAGAAACAGAAGAAGATATGGTTGATGCTAAAACTTCTATTGCTACTCCTGATCGAGAGGGAAACATCACCAATGAAGTAATAAACAGTAAATATGTCAAAAAAGAGAGTGAGAGGCCCACAAGAAGTACCAGGAATGCCGATATTAGTTATGCTGAGGATGGAAGGAAGAAGAAACATCTGCAGTCAGTTCCAAAGAAAGAAAAGAGAAGCAAGAAAGCTTCCAGCCCAATCAAGAAGGAGGAATCAAGGCCAAGGTGTGCTGCAAGGCACAAGGTTCCAGATGAAAATGTAACACATTCTGTGTTCCTGGTTTCCCTCTTTctctatttaaatttaaatacatctCCTTGATTAAACAATAAACGTCATCTCTTTATCTTCTTCCATTTGTTGGCAGGGAAATCTGGTTTATGTACCTTCAAACATGTGTCATCAGTGTCAAAGAAACGACAGTGGACGAGTTGTTAGGTGCCAGAAATGCACTACAAAGCGTTACTGTGTCCCTTGCATGACAAGATGGTATGATTATGAAAGATCAAAACTTTTTCTTCCCTCTTTCTAACCGAGTAATCAAATTGAGTGATTGCTTTTCAAGGTGCAGTTGAATAGACTTGTTACATCATTTTAGCCCTTCACACTTCTGTCATTGCTTTTTAACTTTCTTGGGAAATGGTGCATTGACATCAGAGAGTAGCCATTATTGACCTTTGTGATTGTGTTGGTTAAATTTGTAGCATGCTTCTATAACCCACTGACTTGATGCCtgattgtttactactttactCTGTCTTTTACTCTTTTAGGTATCCTAACATGACAGAGGAGATGTTTGCTGAGTGTTGCCCTGTTTGCTTAGACAATTGCAACTGTAAAGGTTGTTTGCGTGATGTGCATCCTAAAGTTGGTTCCTGCATCTTTATCTTTTGTTATGgaacttatttttttttgtttttactcTTATGTAAACAAGAAACTTAATACTGAATGTGTTGGTGGTTTTTTAGGTCAAACAAAAGATTGATTTTAAACCTGATGATGATCAGAAAATCCGGTATTCTGTTTATATCCTACATGTGCTTCTTCCATTCTTGAAGCGTCTCAACAAGGAGCACATAAAGGAGAAAGAATTAGAATCTAAAATTCAAGGTATTTCAGTTGTTCATCtctgtgttcttgctgttttttcAAATATAACTCCAAGTTTACACTGTAGCTAATCTAAATGTGAGTATTGCCATGTATATATGATTCTTGACTATTGATGATGAGTGTGTCTTTAACCTGAACTCTCATTGTTCATCATTTAAACTTACCTTTGGCTTGATGATGAGTTGTAATGATGACAATGTGAGTTTGTTCACTaaaaggttggtttaaatagatAATCAGCAATCAGTCATACTTTATGTAGGTTTCCCTAAGTTTTTATTTCTTGGGCAGGATCTATTTTATCAAAGGTAAAGTTGAAGAAGGCAAAGTGCAGCCCGAATGAGCGCATGTACTGGTATGTCATATCAGCGATTGTACAAGTATATGAGGATCTTGTTTCACAATATTTatgttctttcattttttttcttgattatagcatcctactttcatttgttTATCTTACAACATTTTACTCTGAAAAACTACTCAATTATGGCAATGGCATCCAAGTACAAAGCACTTTTCACTGCTTTGATTTAGCAGCcttttcaaagtacattgtttcaatgagaaaaatATTGGGACGAGAATGCTGTAATAGAAAGAACTGAGAGGAAGATTTTACGATAAACAAACAAGTGAAAGCACACAGATATTCCTTGCATTTAGCGTTTGTTTTTTAATGATTTCCTATTTTGATTGTGAGTTAATGTATGCAGTGACTTTTGTAAAACATCAATATTTGATCTGCATAGGAGCTGCCCTTCTTGTCATTATGACCTTTGTCTTGAATGTTGTTGGGAATTGCGAGATGGAAAACCTATGGGAAACaaggaagaagttatgactgaTTTTAATGATCCAGGTCCTGATTACTTACATGGGGGGAACCCTCTTAAAGCTAAAAAGGCTGTTAAAGATCCTCCACAAAAGAAAAAGCAAACTCATAACTGGAAGTCTCTGGATGATGGCAGAATTCCTTGTCCTCCAAAACGTATGGGTGGTTGTGATCGTGGTATTTTAGAGTTGGTTCACATAAAGCCACGTGACAGTGTTTCAAAGTTGTTGGAGAAAGCACAAAAGCTCTTAAAGACACACAAACTTGAGGAAGACATGAGGGATATGCCTGAGAAATGGTGCACATGTTCTTCAGATGCTGGTGATCAGCAGTTACGAAAAGCTGCTTCCCGTGAAAATTCTAGAGACAATTACTTGTATTGTCCACGTGCAATAGACATTCAACATGGAGATTTGAAGCATTTTCAGTGGCATTGGTCAAAAGGGGAGCCAGTAATAGTCAGCAATGTTCTAGAAACTACACTTGGGTTGAGCTGGGAACCCATGGTTATGTGGCGTGCTTTTCGCCAGATGACAAATACCAAACATGATAAGCTCTTGGATGTGTCTGCTCTCAATTGTTTAGATTGGTGTGAGGTATGTTAAGTATTTCCTTTTGGGCTAAATGCAAGAAGTAGCTACATACTATCATCTATTTGTGTATTATATCATCCTATTTTCGTTGCTTTCTATTACATCGTTGTACTTTCAACTTTTATCTCATTAAGGCATTGTAGTCATGTAGTGTGAAAAATCTACCCATTTATGGCATTGTACTTTCAAGTACTTTTTTGTATTAGTATATGATACTTTGAAAAGTCTACCCGTAGCAGTGAAAACTTGCACTGTATTTGGATAAAATTGCTATGATTGGGTAGATTTATCCAAGAACAATGTATAATAGTAAGGAATggaagtacaatgctattattTGTAAGTTAATCCTTTATTTTACTGACATTgacttatatataatatatgttcTGTGGTAACTGTTGGATGGATACAGTTCATACAAGCTTGGGAGAATATTTTTTTTCAACATATTTTTCTAGAATCTATGTTAGATTTTTTTCGTTTAGTTAATGCTATTTTGGGGTATTTACATGCCTAATCATCCTTTCTTATGGCATGCAGTTTGATATCAATGTTCATAAATTTTTTACTGGGTATTTGGGTGGT includes these proteins:
- the LOC111897616 gene encoding lysine-specific demethylase JMJ27 isoform X3, translating into MATTITENRNNEINHMVMNVEVAVNDQERCRVGVDADGVPSSLPSPHILKERFKTINGDGGEEQSGISESEAEGKVNVQKNRGRKRIRKGNWISDTATKSQEKKNKSRGRLKQVVTKKEEKMAVGVVKLSDDDNKSSEEGMVDAETDLAIPDREGNVINQVVNNKDDQKESGRPKRSTRNEVINYAIFDYYYDFEEDVRKKTHQRSVPKKQKMGEEEQDKEDGDGGIEHNGGSKSEADGKKGVQKKKFRKRGRKAKNGNIVTATKSPEKKNKSRQKKLCVSTKEVRKMTIGVVKSSDDDNKSPEETEEDMVDAKTSIATPDREGNITNEVINSKYVKKESERPTRSTRNADISYAEDGRKKKHLQSVPKKEKRSKKASSPIKKEESRPRCAARHKVPDENGNLVYVPSNMCHQCQRNDSGRVVRCQKCTTKRYCVPCMTRWYPNMTEEMFAECCPVCLDNCNCKGCLRDVHPKVKQKIDFKPDDDQKIRYSVYILHVLLPFLKRLNKEHIKEKELESKIQGSILSKVKLKKAKCSPNERMYCDFCKTSIFDLHRSCPSCHYDLCLECCWELRDGKPMGNKEEVMTDFNDPGPDYLHGGNPLKAKKAVKDPPQKKKQTHNWKSLDDGRIPCPPKRMGGCDRGILELVHIKPRDSVSKLLEKAQKLLKTHKLEEDMRDMPEKWCTCSSDAGDQQLRKAASRENSRDNYLYCPRAIDIQHGDLKHFQWHWSKGEPVIVSNVLETTLGLSWEPMVMWRAFRQMTNTKHDKLLDVSALNCLDWCEFDINVHKFFTGYLGGRYDKEGWPEILKLKDWPPSSLFEERLPRHGVEFITCLPFKEYTHPRDGYLNLAVKLPEKSCKPDMGPKTYIAYGVHQELGRGDSVTKLHCDMSDAVNVLTHTATVTPEPENHEKINQLKQRHKAQDERELFRLVGKKHQDVDDMKDATAEVVVGLKKRGRPFKKIIESKVEKNTSDVNMGETSARVYACVYSRRKRKSGDETDSCLVTSTSDQADESALKEDRCEGPKSKTDEKDKRKRKDSTKKVEGQNGNRRSTRNCRKQVKASVTNNEETEASEEVKSKRKDSKKRVVGQNGIKGPKRKGEKKMISSDGEEVDNQDDISGSCVDGFDLGDGGALWDIFRREDSPKLEKYLKKHFKEFRHIFCRPLEQVIHPIHDQTFYLTMEHKRKLKEEFGIEAWTFVQKLGDAVFIPAGCAHQVRNLKF
- the LOC111897616 gene encoding lysine-specific demethylase JMJ27 isoform X2; its protein translation is MATTITENRNNEINHMVMNVEVAVNDQERCRVGVDADGVPSSLPSPHILKERFKTINGDGGEEQSGISESEAEGKVNVQKNRGRKRIRKGNWISDTATKSQEKKNKSRGRLKQVVTKKEEKMAVGVVKLSDDDNKSSEEGMVDAETDLAIPDREGNVINQVVNNKDDQKESGRPKRSTRNEVINYAIFDYYYDFEEDVRKKTHQRSVPKKQKMGEEEQDKEDGDGGIEHNGGSKSEADGKKGVQKKKFRKRGRKAKNGNIVTATKSPEKKNKSRQKKLCVSTKEVRKMTIGVVKSSDDDNKSPEETEEDMVDAKTSIATPDREGNITNEVINSKYVKKESERPTRSTRNADISYAEDGRKKKHLQSVPKKEKRSKKASSPIKKEESRPRCAARHKVPDENGNLVYVPSNMCHQCQRNDSGRVVRCQKCTTKRYCVPCMTRWYPNMTEEMFAECCPVCLDNCNCKGCLRDVHPKVKQKIDFKPDDDQKIRYSVYILHVLLPFLKRLNKEHIKEKELESKIQGSILSKVKLKKAKCSPNERMYCDFCKTSIFDLHRSCPSCHYDLCLECCWELRDGKPMGNKEEVMTDFNDPGPDYLHGGNPLKAKKAVKDPPQKKKQTHNWKSLDDGRIPCPPKRMGGCDRGILELVHIKPRDSVSKLLEKAQKLLKTHKLEEDMRDMPEKWCTCSSDAGDQQLRKAASRENSRDNYLYCPRAIDIQHGDLKHFQWHWSKGEPVIVSNVLETTLGLSWEPMVMWRAFRQMTNTKHDKLLDVSALNCLDWCEFDINVHKFFTGYLGGRYDKEGWPEILKLKDWPPSSLFEERLPRHGVEFITCLPFKEYTHPRDGYLNLAVKLPEKSCKPDMGPKTYIAYGVHQELGRGDSVTKLHCDMSDAVNVLTHTATVTPEPENHEKINQLKQRHKAQDERELFRLVGKKHQDVDDMKDATAEVVVGLKKRGRPFKKIIESKVEKNTSDVNMGETSARVYACVYSRRKRKSGDETDSCLVTSTSDQADESALKEDRCEGPKSKTDEKDKRKRKDSTKKVEGQNGNRRSTRNCRKQVKASVTNNEETEASEEVKSKRKDSKKRVVGQNGIKGPKRKGEKKMISSDGEEVDNQDDISGSCVDGFDLGDGGALWDIFRREDSPKLEKYLKKHFKEFRHIFCRPLEQVIHPIHDQTFYLTMEHKRKLKEEFGIEAWTFVQKLGDAVFIPAGCAHQVRNLKAINLNKYETTFLNRVSNFYSKG
- the LOC111897616 gene encoding lysine-specific demethylase JMJ26 isoform X1, translated to MATTITENRNNEINHMVMNVEVAVNDQERCRVGVDADGVPSSLPSPHILKERFKTINGDGGEEQSGISESEAEGKVNVQKNRGRKRIRKGNWISDTATKSQEKKNKSRGRLKQVVTKKEEKMAVGVVKLSDDDNKSSEEGMVDAETDLAIPDREGNVINQVVNNKDDQKESGRPKRSTRNEVINYAIFDYYYDFEEDVRKKTHQRSVPKKQKMGEEEQDKEDGDGGIEHNGGSKSEADGKKGVQKKKFRKRGRKAKNGNIVTATKSPEKKNKSRQKKLCVSTKEVRKMTIGVVKSSDDDNKSPEETEEDMVDAKTSIATPDREGNITNEVINSKYVKKESERPTRSTRNADISYAEDGRKKKHLQSVPKKEKRSKKASSPIKKEESRPRCAARHKVPDENGNLVYVPSNMCHQCQRNDSGRVVRCQKCTTKRYCVPCMTRWYPNMTEEMFAECCPVCLDNCNCKGCLRDVHPKVKQKIDFKPDDDQKIRYSVYILHVLLPFLKRLNKEHIKEKELESKIQGSILSKVKLKKAKCSPNERMYCDFCKTSIFDLHRSCPSCHYDLCLECCWELRDGKPMGNKEEVMTDFNDPGPDYLHGGNPLKAKKAVKDPPQKKKQTHNWKSLDDGRIPCPPKRMGGCDRGILELVHIKPRDSVSKLLEKAQKLLKTHKLEEDMRDMPEKWCTCSSDAGDQQLRKAASRENSRDNYLYCPRAIDIQHGDLKHFQWHWSKGEPVIVSNVLETTLGLSWEPMVMWRAFRQMTNTKHDKLLDVSALNCLDWCEFDINVHKFFTGYLGGRYDKEGWPEILKLKDWPPSSLFEERLPRHGVEFITCLPFKEYTHPRDGYLNLAVKLPEKSCKPDMGPKTYIAYGVHQELGRGDSVTKLHCDMSDAVNVLTHTATVTPEPENHEKINQLKQRHKAQDERELFRLVGKKHQDVDDMKDATAEVVVGLKKRGRPFKKIIESKVEKNTSDVNMGETSARVYACVYSRRKRKSGDETDSCLVTSTSDQADESALKEDRCEGPKSKTDEKDKRKRKDSTKKVEGQNGNRRSTRNCRKQVKASVTNNEETEASEEVKSKRKDSKKRVVGQNGIKGPKRKGEKKMISSDGEEVDNQDDISGSCVDGFDLGDGGALWDIFRREDSPKLEKYLKKHFKEFRHIFCRPLEQVIHPIHDQTFYLTMEHKRKLKEEFGIEAWTFVQKLGDAVFIPAGCAHQVRNLKSCIKVALDFVSPENVGECIQLTEDFRVLPQNHRAKEDKLEVKKMALNAVEAAVKDLENFDTKKGIETQSKE